One Coffea arabica cultivar ET-39 chromosome 5e, Coffea Arabica ET-39 HiFi, whole genome shotgun sequence DNA segment encodes these proteins:
- the LOC140006967 gene encoding uncharacterized protein, whose translation MAAKYCPQAYPCMVDVFQGDSHIWRRMLATQKQVEQNMISLLGSGVSNFWFKNWLGSGPLCQRLENLLNHQVQDFVSSGRWNQQLLLQWVPSPVVAKILRKDPSSSYQSDRIIWKTSQSGVFLLLQNRLPIASFVMKFGVQGPSKCFCCAQLQAETLDHVFSEGDFALQLWQFFGLVVGITYLGRGVRSKLAAWWFCHSSNGFLAFVYEILPTLICWQIWKARNRKVKPLVGEVKINTDGCFVGNPGTSGGGGILCDDNGGMVFVFAALFGEMSSVQAETKALLVGLQQCLSYRFDRLHVEVDSLLLVRILLKKAEGNQVADALSKVGATASSFCIFDSHSALSVSTRVALRMDLQGVPFVRRRCLCS comes from the exons ATGGCAGCAAAATATTGCCCCCAGGCGTATCCTTGTATGGTAGATGTGTTCCAAGGAGACTCGCACATTTGGAGGAGAATGTTAGCGACTCAAAAGCAGGTAGAGCAGAATATGATTAGCTTGTTGGGATCTGGGGTTAGTAATTTCTGGTTCAAGAATTGGTTGGGCTCGGGGCCATTATGCCAAAGGCTAGAGAATCTATTGAATCACCAGGTGCAAGATTTTGTGTCTTCTGGTCGGTGGAATCAACAGCTTTTGTTGCAATGGGTTCCTTCTCCAGTAGTAGcaaaaattttgaggaaagatCCCTCTTCATCATATCAGTCCGATCGAATAATTTGGAAGACATCCCAATCaggtgtttttcttttgttgcag AATCGACTTCCAATTGCATCTTTCGTCATGAAGTTTGGTGTCCAAGGACCATCAAAATGTTTCTGTTGTGCTCAGTTGCAAGCAGAGACGCTGGATCATGTGTTCTCGGAAGGCGATTTTGCATTACAATTGTGGCAGTTTTTTGGTTTGGTGGTTGGTATTACCTATTTGGGAAGGGGAGTGAGGTCAAAGCTGGCGGCTTGGTGGTTTTGCCATAGCTCCAATGGGTTTTTGGCTTTTGTCTATGAGATTTTGCCAACTCTGATTTGTTGGCAAATTTGGAAGGCAAGGAATAGGAAG GTGAAGCCGTTGGTGGGGGAGGTTAAGATAAATACGGATGGATGCTTTGTGGGCAACCCAGGAACAAGTGGGGGTGGCGGGATCCTTTGTGATGATAATGGTGGTATGGTTTTTGTTTTTGCGGCTCTTTTTGGGGAGATGTCAAGTGTTCAGGCTGAAACTAAAGCCTTACTTGTTGGACTACAACAATGTTTAAGTTATAGGTTTGATAGGCTGCATGTAGAGGTTGACTCTCTTTTGTTGGTGCGAATTTTGCTGAAGAAAGCG GAAGGAAATCAAGTGGCGGATGCTCTGTCTAAAGTGGGTGCAACTGCTTCATCTTTCTGTATTTTCGACTCTCACTCTGCATTGTCGGTTTCAACAAGAGTGGCATTAAGAATGGACTTGCAAGGTGTTCCTTTTGTTCGTAGGCGGTGTCTCTGTAGTTAA
- the LOC113688536 gene encoding uncharacterized protein has protein sequence MSAYKAFKACVPIEWSDKLYITLVRGMPGTRELHRRTLEALHLRKCNRTVVRKNTPTVRGMLQQVKRLVAIETKEMYEARKQREANQRALRPPFVISHHPAPKTDSSQ, from the exons ATGAGTGCTTACAAGGCTTTTAaagcatgtgtgccaattgaatGGAGTGATAAGCTGTATATAACCCTTGTTAGGGGTATGCCTGGAACCAGGGAGCTCCATAGGCGGACATTAGAGGCGCTGCACCTCCGCAAATGCAACCGCACGGTTGTGCGGAAAAATACTCCTACAGTTCGTGGAATGCTTCAGCAG GTGAAAAGATTGGTTGCGATTGAGACGAAGGAAATGTACGAGGCTCGGAAACAAAGAGAGGCTAATCAGAGAGCTCTGCGCCCACCATTCGTTATCAGTCATCATCCTGCTCCAAAGACTGATTCCTCTCAGTAA
- the LOC113688258 gene encoding mediator of RNA polymerase II transcription subunit 9-like, with the protein MDHYGGNWSMISNVQTLSSSSNPSTPSSTQDQHHLFLQQQPPLYQQQQQQQQHCFSQQQQQHQSLASHFHLLHLVENLADAIENGTRDQHSDALVTELNSQFDKCQQLLNSISGSINSRSMTVEGQKHKLEETEQLLNQRRDLISKYTNSVEELINSEL; encoded by the exons ATGGATCACTACGGAGGAAATTGGTCAATGATCTCAAACGTCCAGACtctcagcagcagcagcaacccTTCTACTCCCTCCTCCACTCAGGATCAACACCACCTCTTCCTCCAACAACAGCCACCGCTGTATCAGCAGCAacaacagcagcagcaacatTGTTTTtcccagcagcagcagcagcaccaGTCACTTGCATCTCATTTCCATCTTCTACAC CTAGTGGAAAACTTAGCAGATGCTATAGAGAATGGAACTCGAGATCAGCATTCAGATGCACTA GTTACCGAATTGAACAGCCAATTTGACAAGTGTCAACAGCTGCTAAACTCAATTTCGGGTTCAATCAACTCCAGATCCATG ACAGTCGAGGGACAAAAGCATAAACTAGAGGAAACTGAACAGTTATTGAATCAGCGAAG GGATcttatttccaagtatacaaACTCTGTTGAAGAGCTTATCAACTCTGAACTATAA